One window from the genome of Streptomyces sp. WZ-12 encodes:
- a CDS encoding glycoside hydrolase family 65 protein: protein MTARAWTWTYEGYDPEDERLREALCTLGNGRFATRGAAPETPRGPAHYPGTYAAGVYDRLTSTVAGRAVENEDLVNLPDWLPLRYRIRPDDAPAPGPWLSPDHPQLTDHRRTLDLRRGTLTRWSSYEDAQGRRLTVTERRLVHMSEPDLAVQRAVFTAEGWSGQVEVAAGLDGDIRNRGVARYRDLADAHLTDWETGGEGDGVFWLRCRTLTSGISVALAARTHVAPRGGTARTRVADRRVWRLHTVPVRPGAPATVDKTVALHTSQDLARTAPVPGALAAIRRAPAVPRLLASHHRAWQHLWHRVRWDVPGEAGRILRLHVFHVLQTLSPHTARLDVGVPARGLHGEAYRGHVFWDELFVLPFLNLHFPKVSRALLSYRHRRLPAARRAALEAGRAGAMYPWQSGSDGREETQLLHLNPRSGRWLPDHSHLQHHVGSAIAYNVWQFWQATGDTGFLHTKGAEMLLEIARFWASSADWDPGLGRYRIRGVVGPDEYHDGYPGADRPGLDDNAYTNVTAAWVLSRALELCRTLPEARRRPLFERLELSHDERQHWDDLAHRLYVPHHRGVISQFAGYERLAELDWAGYRARYGDIRRLDRILEAEGDTVNRYQASKQADVLMLGYLFSPTELAALFEQLGYRLDDETWRATVDHYLERTSHGSTLSAVVHAWVLARVRRDDAWGYCAEALTGDIADVQGGTTAEGIHLGAMAGTLDFVQRGMTGLETRARALWLDPAPLPQLSKFGVRIRYRRHRDIDLRIRTHRVGITVPESEQAAIRVRLRGRPYTVAPGTTRHFELPDD from the coding sequence ATGACGGCGCGGGCCTGGACGTGGACGTACGAGGGGTACGACCCCGAGGACGAGCGACTGCGGGAGGCGCTGTGCACGCTCGGCAACGGCCGGTTCGCCACCCGCGGCGCCGCCCCCGAGACCCCGCGCGGCCCCGCCCACTACCCGGGCACCTACGCGGCCGGCGTCTACGACCGGCTGACCTCCACCGTCGCCGGCCGCGCGGTGGAGAACGAGGACCTGGTCAACCTCCCCGACTGGCTGCCGCTGCGCTACCGCATCCGCCCCGACGACGCCCCGGCGCCCGGCCCGTGGCTCTCCCCCGACCACCCGCAACTGACCGACCACCGCCGGACCCTGGACCTGCGCCGCGGCACCCTGACCCGCTGGTCGTCCTACGAGGACGCGCAGGGGCGGCGGCTGACCGTGACCGAGCGCCGGCTGGTGCACATGTCGGAGCCCGATCTCGCCGTGCAGCGCGCGGTGTTCACCGCCGAGGGCTGGTCCGGGCAGGTGGAGGTCGCGGCCGGGCTGGACGGCGACATCCGCAACCGCGGGGTGGCGCGCTACCGCGACCTGGCCGATGCCCATCTGACCGACTGGGAGACCGGCGGCGAGGGCGACGGGGTGTTCTGGCTGCGCTGCCGCACCCTCACCTCCGGCATCAGCGTCGCGCTGGCCGCCCGCACCCACGTCGCGCCGCGCGGCGGCACCGCCCGCACCCGGGTCGCGGACCGCCGGGTCTGGCGGCTGCACACCGTCCCGGTCCGGCCGGGCGCCCCGGCCACCGTCGACAAGACGGTGGCGCTGCACACCTCCCAGGACCTGGCCCGCACCGCGCCGGTGCCCGGCGCGCTGGCGGCGATCCGTCGGGCGCCGGCGGTGCCCCGGCTGCTGGCCTCGCACCACCGAGCCTGGCAACACCTGTGGCACCGGGTGCGGTGGGACGTTCCGGGCGAGGCGGGCCGGATCCTGCGGCTGCACGTCTTCCACGTGTTGCAGACCCTCTCCCCGCACACCGCGCGGCTGGACGTGGGGGTGCCGGCGCGCGGGCTGCACGGCGAGGCGTACCGGGGGCACGTCTTCTGGGACGAGCTGTTCGTGCTGCCGTTCTTGAACCTGCACTTCCCGAAGGTGTCGCGGGCGCTGCTGTCCTACCGCCACCGGCGGCTGCCGGCGGCCCGCCGGGCGGCGCTGGAGGCGGGCCGGGCGGGCGCGATGTACCCGTGGCAGAGCGGCAGTGACGGCCGCGAGGAGACCCAGCTCCTGCACCTCAATCCGCGCTCGGGCCGCTGGCTGCCGGACCACTCGCACCTCCAGCACCACGTCGGCTCGGCGATCGCCTACAACGTGTGGCAGTTCTGGCAGGCCACCGGCGACACCGGGTTCCTGCACACCAAGGGCGCGGAGATGCTGCTGGAGATCGCCCGCTTCTGGGCGTCGAGCGCGGACTGGGACCCGGGGTTGGGCCGCTACCGGATCCGCGGGGTGGTCGGCCCCGACGAGTACCACGACGGCTATCCGGGGGCGGACCGGCCGGGCCTGGACGACAACGCCTACACCAACGTCACCGCCGCCTGGGTGCTGTCCCGGGCCCTGGAGCTGTGCCGGACGCTGCCGGAGGCGCGCCGGCGGCCGCTGTTCGAGCGGCTGGAGCTCTCGCACGACGAGCGGCAGCACTGGGACGACCTCGCGCACCGGCTGTACGTCCCGCACCATCGGGGCGTGATCAGCCAGTTCGCCGGCTACGAGCGGCTCGCCGAGCTCGACTGGGCGGGCTACCGCGCCCGTTACGGCGACATCCGGCGGCTGGACCGCATCCTGGAGGCGGAGGGCGACACCGTCAACCGCTACCAGGCGTCCAAACAGGCCGACGTGCTGATGCTCGGCTACCTCTTCTCCCCCACCGAACTGGCCGCCCTCTTCGAGCAGTTGGGCTACCGACTCGACGACGAGACCTGGCGGGCGACCGTCGACCACTACCTGGAACGCACCAGTCACGGCTCGACGCTCAGCGCCGTGGTCCATGCCTGGGTGCTGGCGCGGGTCCGCCGGGACGATGCCTGGGGCTACTGCGCGGAGGCGCTGACCGGCGACATCGCGGACGTCCAGGGCGGCACCACGGCGGAGGGCATCCACCTGGGGGCGATGGCCGGCACCCTGGATTTCGTGCAGCGCGGGATGACCGGACTGGAGACCCGGGCCCGCGCCCTGTGGTTGGACCCGGCACCGCTCCCCCAACTGTCCAAGTTCGGCGTGCGGATCCGCTACCGCCGGCACCGGGACATCGACCTGCGGATCCGCACCCACCGGGTCGGGATCACCGTCCCGGAGTCGGAACAGGCGGCAATCCGCGTCCGGCTGCGCGGCCGCCCCTACACCGTGGCCCCGGGAACGACGCGCCACTTCGAGCTTCCCGATGACTGA
- a CDS encoding APC family permease, with translation MPDLLGERVGFARRIGLFQATAINMSQMCGIGPFVTIPLMVTAFGGPQAVIGFVAGAVLALADGLVWAELGASLPGAGGSYVYLREAFQYRTGKLMPFLFVWTAMLFIPLGMSTGVIGFVQYLGYLWPGMSQGQGDAVGLVVTVGIVALLWGRVERIARLAVVLWAVMIAAVGLVIVAAFTHFSPERAFTYPAHAVDLTASHFWIGFAGGLTIGLYDYLGYNTTAYMGAEIKEPGRTLPRAILFSIAGIMAIYLLLQIGTLGVVDWREMLDPHSTAGSSVASAVLERTWGRTAADAITVLILITAVTSVMTGLLGGSRVPHDAARDRVFFRPYGTLHPRHRFPVLGLLTMGGIMAAGFLLGRHTDLATVIQLLTTVMVLVQSLAQVAAVTVLRRRQPTLHRPYRMWLYPLPSLVALVGWLLIYGYADRNTPGRHPIEWSLAWVAAGVVAFLAWARYEREWPFGPKRISEEYLRGGEPDGAAEGEGAPVR, from the coding sequence ATGCCGGACCTCCTGGGGGAGCGGGTGGGATTCGCCCGCCGGATCGGACTGTTCCAGGCCACCGCCATCAACATGAGCCAGATGTGCGGGATAGGCCCGTTCGTGACCATCCCGTTGATGGTGACCGCGTTCGGCGGGCCGCAGGCCGTCATCGGCTTCGTGGCGGGCGCGGTGCTGGCGCTCGCGGACGGGCTGGTGTGGGCGGAGTTGGGCGCCTCACTGCCCGGCGCGGGCGGCAGTTACGTCTATCTGCGGGAGGCGTTCCAGTACCGCACCGGGAAACTGATGCCGTTTCTGTTCGTGTGGACGGCCATGTTGTTCATCCCGTTGGGGATGTCCACCGGCGTCATCGGCTTCGTGCAGTACCTGGGGTATCTGTGGCCCGGGATGAGTCAGGGGCAGGGGGACGCGGTCGGGCTGGTCGTCACGGTGGGGATCGTGGCGCTGCTGTGGGGCCGAGTGGAGCGGATCGCGCGGCTCGCCGTCGTGCTGTGGGCGGTGATGATCGCCGCCGTCGGCCTGGTCATCGTCGCGGCGTTCACCCACTTCAGCCCGGAGCGGGCCTTCACCTACCCCGCCCATGCCGTGGACTTGACGGCCAGTCACTTCTGGATCGGGTTCGCCGGCGGCCTCACCATCGGCCTCTACGACTACCTCGGCTACAACACCACCGCCTACATGGGCGCCGAGATCAAGGAGCCCGGCCGCACCCTGCCGCGCGCCATCCTCTTCTCCATCGCCGGCATCATGGCGATCTACCTGCTGCTCCAGATCGGCACGCTCGGCGTCGTCGACTGGCGCGAGATGCTCGACCCGCACAGCACCGCCGGCTCCTCGGTCGCCTCCGCCGTCCTGGAACGCACCTGGGGCCGGACCGCCGCCGACGCCATCACCGTGCTCATCCTGATCACCGCCGTCACCTCCGTGATGACCGGACTGCTCGGCGGCTCCCGGGTCCCGCACGACGCCGCCCGCGACCGGGTCTTCTTCCGCCCCTACGGGACGCTGCACCCGCGCCACCGCTTCCCCGTCCTGGGCCTGTTGACCATGGGCGGCATCATGGCCGCCGGCTTCCTCCTCGGCCGGCACACCGATCTGGCCACCGTGATCCAGTTGTTGACGACGGTGATGGTGCTGGTGCAGTCGCTGGCCCAGGTCGCCGCGGTCACCGTGCTGCGCCGCCGCCAACCGACCCTGCACCGCCCCTACCGGATGTGGCTCTACCCGCTGCCCAGCCTCGTCGCCCTGGTCGGCTGGCTGCTGATCTACGGCTACGCGGACCGCAACACGCCCGGCCGGCACCCCATCGAATGGTCGCTGGCCTGGGTCGCCGCGGGTGTCGTGGCGTTCCTGGCGTGGGCCCGCTACGAGCGGGAGTGGCCGTTCGGGCCGAAGCGGATCAGTGAGGAGTACCTGCGGGGCGGGGAGCCGGACGGGGCGGCGGAGGGGGAGGGCGCGCCCGTGCGTTGA
- a CDS encoding type VII secretion system-associated protein translates to MDDSTQAAMTAGPPVTGEEMPTPPPEVVEAAREAPDHWLAMVDLTWAGDGAPPLWAVIGQWRSGSDGDIVEWRDNPEYRPSPQMLDWADPTDPVDRAVQLAATGYGPDQAVCAELARAEVSVLVTAAGTPLAAASPEGAPVLPVYTCEAQLESAGRLLYDQRPAAELLDELPPGHALYLNPAGAVSMLVEPEPLRAALAAAEGVGVGRRSRKADVAALRPGTGAGTPEPVGSGRAIGKPARSASTRVVGAGRSG, encoded by the coding sequence ATGGACGACAGCACACAGGCGGCGATGACGGCCGGCCCTCCGGTGACCGGCGAGGAGATGCCCACGCCGCCGCCGGAGGTCGTCGAGGCGGCCCGCGAGGCGCCGGACCACTGGCTGGCCATGGTGGACCTGACCTGGGCGGGCGACGGCGCCCCGCCACTGTGGGCGGTGATCGGCCAGTGGCGGTCCGGGTCGGACGGCGACATCGTGGAGTGGCGCGACAACCCGGAGTACCGGCCGTCGCCGCAGATGCTGGACTGGGCGGACCCCACCGACCCGGTGGACCGCGCGGTGCAGTTGGCCGCCACCGGCTACGGTCCGGACCAGGCGGTCTGCGCGGAGCTGGCGCGGGCGGAGGTCTCCGTCCTGGTCACCGCGGCCGGCACGCCGCTCGCCGCCGCCTCCCCCGAGGGCGCCCCGGTGCTCCCCGTCTACACCTGCGAGGCCCAACTGGAGTCGGCGGGCCGGCTGCTCTACGACCAGCGGCCGGCCGCCGAACTGCTCGACGAACTGCCGCCGGGCCACGCCCTGTACCTCAATCCGGCCGGCGCGGTGAGCATGCTCGTGGAGCCGGAGCCGTTGCGCGCGGCGCTGGCCGCCGCCGAGGGCGTCGGCGTGGGGCGGCGCTCCCGTAAGGCGGACGTCGCGGCGCTGCGCCCGGGGACCGGCGCCGGGACGCCCGAGCCGGTGGGCAGCGGCCGGGCGATCGGCAAGCCGGCCCGCTCGGCGAGCACCCGCGTCGTGGGCGCCGGTCGCTCCGGCTGA
- a CDS encoding HAD family hydrolase has product MAEASPLATCLRPVRAVVLDTDGVLVDSARLHAAAWREAFDACLAAVGGQRPFDPVDDYLRHVDGRSRLDGAAAFLASRGVQLPPGSPKDAPGTGSVAAVAARKEEVFTALLRERGAEVWPGSVRLLHALRDEGVACAAVSASRHAAELLQRAGLRGLLGAVVDGNEAARLGLPGKPDPALFVEAARRLGVPPGDAAVVEDALAGVAAGRRGGFGLVVGVDRSGTGGHAAELHRRGADLVVADLAELLVPGAAR; this is encoded by the coding sequence ATGGCCGAGGCGTCGCCGCTGGCCACCTGTCTCCGCCCGGTGCGGGCCGTGGTCCTCGACACCGACGGCGTGCTCGTCGACTCCGCGCGGCTGCACGCCGCGGCCTGGCGGGAGGCGTTCGACGCCTGTCTGGCGGCGGTGGGCGGGCAGCGCCCCTTCGACCCGGTGGACGACTACCTCCGGCACGTCGACGGCCGGTCCCGGCTGGACGGCGCGGCCGCGTTCCTCGCCTCCCGAGGGGTGCAGCTGCCGCCCGGTTCCCCCAAGGACGCGCCGGGCACCGGCAGCGTGGCGGCGGTCGCGGCCCGTAAGGAGGAGGTTTTCACCGCGCTGCTGCGGGAGCGGGGGGCGGAGGTCTGGCCGGGCAGCGTGCGGCTGTTGCACGCGCTGCGCGACGAGGGCGTGGCGTGCGCCGCGGTGTCGGCGTCCCGGCACGCCGCCGAGCTGCTCCAACGGGCGGGCCTGCGCGGCCTGTTGGGCGCGGTGGTGGACGGCAACGAGGCGGCGCGGCTGGGGCTGCCGGGCAAGCCGGACCCGGCGCTGTTCGTCGAGGCGGCCCGGCGGCTGGGCGTACCGCCCGGGGACGCGGCGGTGGTGGAGGACGCGCTGGCCGGCGTGGCGGCGGGTCGGCGCGGCGGCTTCGGCCTGGTCGTCGGCGTCGACCGGAGCGGCACCGGCGGGCACGCGGCGGAGCTGCACCGCCGCGGCGCCGACCTGGTGGTCGCCGACCTCGCCGAGTTGCTGGTGCCCGGGGCGGCCCGATGA
- a CDS encoding YigZ family protein → MQEQYRTLAREGVHEIEINKSRFICALAPVATEQEAQDFIARIRKEHPAARHNCFAYVLGADGGVQKASDDGEPGGTAGVPMLQMLVRREMRYVVAVVTRYFGGIKLGAGGLIRAYGGVVGEALDALGTVTRQRFRLATVTVDHQRAGRLENDLRTTRRAVRGVTYGAEVRIEVGLPEADLEGFRAWLADVTAGTAHVELGGEAYGEA, encoded by the coding sequence ATGCAGGAGCAGTACCGGACGCTGGCCCGCGAGGGCGTCCACGAGATCGAGATCAACAAGTCCCGCTTCATCTGTGCGCTCGCGCCGGTCGCGACGGAACAGGAGGCCCAGGACTTCATCGCGCGCATCCGCAAGGAGCACCCGGCGGCCCGGCACAACTGCTTCGCGTACGTCCTCGGGGCCGACGGCGGCGTCCAGAAGGCCAGCGACGACGGCGAACCGGGCGGCACGGCCGGGGTGCCGATGCTCCAGATGTTGGTGCGGCGCGAGATGCGTTACGTGGTCGCCGTGGTCACGCGGTACTTCGGCGGGATCAAGCTGGGCGCCGGCGGGCTGATCCGGGCCTACGGGGGCGTGGTCGGCGAGGCGCTGGACGCGCTGGGCACGGTCACCCGGCAGCGGTTCCGGCTGGCCACCGTCACCGTGGACCACCAGCGCGCGGGCCGGCTGGAGAACGACCTGCGGACCACCAGGCGGGCGGTGCGCGGGGTGACCTACGGGGCCGAGGTGCGCATCGAGGTGGGGCTGCCGGAGGCGGACCTGGAGGGCTTCCGGGCCTGGCTGGCGGACGTCACGGCCGGCACGGCCCACGTGGAGCTCGGCGGCGAGGCGTACGGGGAGGCGTAG
- a CDS encoding universal stress protein has translation MQDVITVGVDGTPEATAAALWAADEAGLRRARLRLLHAWVLLAPEPEDGVAGEDEQNYWPHRILGDVHDAVRDRHPDLPVDECLVSKDPQLALEEAADQSSLLVLGSRDLGAMARYVLGEIGLKVVAHTRTPTVLVRSRAGAAAPAPNAPVAVGLSLHEPCAALLEFAFESAARRGAPLRVVHGRHLPSFAYNRGGGVEPIVAKQTAADAREELVAALRPWRETFPEVSVAPRVELEGPARALLRDATDAALLVVGRRHKLHFPASRIGHVVHAAVHHAPCPVAIVPHE, from the coding sequence ATGCAGGACGTGATCACCGTGGGCGTCGACGGAACGCCCGAGGCGACGGCGGCCGCGCTCTGGGCAGCGGACGAGGCGGGGCTGCGGCGGGCCCGGCTGCGGCTGCTGCACGCCTGGGTGCTGCTGGCGCCGGAGCCTGAGGACGGGGTGGCCGGGGAGGACGAGCAGAACTACTGGCCGCACCGGATCCTCGGCGACGTCCACGATGCCGTCCGGGACCGCCACCCGGACCTGCCGGTGGACGAGTGCCTGGTGAGCAAGGACCCGCAGCTCGCCCTGGAGGAGGCGGCGGACCAGTCGAGCCTGCTGGTCCTGGGCTCGCGGGACCTGGGCGCGATGGCGCGGTACGTGCTGGGCGAGATCGGCCTCAAGGTGGTGGCGCACACCCGCACCCCCACGGTGCTGGTGCGGTCCCGGGCGGGCGCGGCGGCGCCGGCGCCGAACGCCCCGGTGGCGGTCGGGCTGAGCCTGCACGAGCCGTGTGCGGCGCTGCTGGAGTTCGCGTTCGAGAGCGCGGCCCGGCGGGGCGCCCCGCTGCGCGTCGTGCACGGCCGGCACCTGCCGTCGTTCGCGTACAACCGGGGCGGCGGGGTCGAGCCGATCGTGGCGAAGCAGACGGCGGCGGACGCCCGGGAGGAGCTGGTGGCGGCGCTGCGGCCCTGGCGGGAGACGTTCCCGGAGGTGTCCGTGGCCCCCCGGGTGGAGCTGGAGGGCCCGGCGCGGGCGCTGCTGCGGGACGCCACGGACGCCGCGCTGCTGGTCGTCGGGCGCCGGCACAAGCTGCACTTCCCGGCGTCGCGGATCGGGCACGTCGTGCATGCGGCGGTGCATCACGCGCCGTGCCCGGTGGCGATCGTGCCGCACGAGTGA
- a CDS encoding alpha/beta fold hydrolase, with protein sequence MNPAHATTDHVFTVPLDHAAPDGATLRVFAREFVDPARAGEELPWLLFLQGGPGGKSPRPTGTSPGWLAHALKTHRVLLLDQRGTGRSTPLTARAAARFRDPAQLAAHLGHFRADSIVADAELIRRALSPDRPWETLGQSYGGFLTLTYLSRAPEGLRACYVAGGLPGLAATADEVYARTFPRVRDRGHAFYARYPDDAGRLRRIADLLATRDVRLPDGDRLTVRRLRTLGLVLGMGDGFERLHWLLDEALDDDGELTDTFRYQVMALTGFTDNPLYAVLQETLYGQGAGPTAWAADRAHAALPAFAEDADPLLLTGEMVYPWMFRDVRGLRPFAEAAELLARRADWPPLYDPARLAANTVPVAAVVYHDDMYVDAGLSLDTARTLGAARVWVTNEWEHDGLAASGDRVLARLMDLAAGRA encoded by the coding sequence ATGAACCCCGCACACGCCACCACCGACCACGTCTTCACCGTCCCCCTGGACCACGCCGCCCCCGACGGCGCCACCCTCCGGGTCTTCGCCCGCGAGTTCGTCGACCCCGCCCGCGCCGGCGAGGAGCTGCCCTGGCTGCTGTTCCTCCAGGGCGGGCCGGGCGGCAAGTCGCCCCGCCCGACCGGCACTTCGCCGGGCTGGCTGGCGCACGCCCTGAAGACGCACCGCGTCCTCCTCCTGGACCAGCGCGGCACCGGCCGCTCCACGCCGCTCACCGCCCGCGCCGCCGCCCGCTTCCGCGATCCGGCCCAACTGGCCGCCCACCTCGGCCACTTCCGGGCGGACTCGATCGTCGCGGACGCCGAGCTGATCCGCCGCGCGCTGAGCCCCGACCGCCCCTGGGAGACCCTCGGCCAGAGCTACGGAGGCTTCCTCACCCTCACCTACCTCTCCCGCGCCCCGGAAGGGCTCCGGGCGTGCTACGTCGCCGGCGGACTGCCGGGCCTGGCCGCGACCGCCGACGAGGTCTACGCCCGCACCTTCCCCCGGGTCCGGGACCGGGGCCACGCCTTCTACGCCCGCTACCCCGACGACGCCGGGCGCCTGCGCCGCATCGCCGACCTCCTCGCCACCCGGGACGTGCGGCTCCCCGACGGCGACCGGCTCACCGTCCGCCGCCTGCGCACCCTCGGCCTCGTCCTCGGCATGGGCGACGGCTTCGAGCGCCTGCACTGGCTCCTCGACGAAGCGCTGGACGACGACGGCGAGTTGACCGACACCTTCCGCTACCAGGTGATGGCCCTCACCGGCTTCACCGACAACCCCCTCTACGCCGTCCTCCAGGAAACCCTCTACGGCCAGGGCGCCGGCCCCACCGCCTGGGCCGCCGACCGCGCCCACGCCGCCCTCCCCGCCTTCGCCGAGGACGCCGACCCGCTGCTGCTCACCGGCGAGATGGTCTATCCCTGGATGTTCCGGGACGTCCGCGGCCTGCGGCCGTTCGCCGAGGCCGCGGAACTCCTCGCCCGGCGCGCCGACTGGCCGCCGCTGTACGACCCGGCGCGCCTGGCCGCCAACACCGTCCCGGTCGCCGCGGTCGTCTACCACGACGACATGTACGTGGACGCCGGCCTGTCCCTGGACACCGCCCGTACCCTCGGCGCCGCCCGGGTCTGGGTCACCAACGAGTGGGAACACGACGGCCTCGCCGCCTCCGGCGACCGGGTCCTCGCCCGCCTGATGGACCTGGCCGCGGGGCGCGCCTGA
- a CDS encoding DUF1876 domain-containing protein, with protein MAKTTEWPVRLVLTEEDGTTRARAELDTGTRTLTGHGRARCNPADPDVPVIGDELAAGRAMKDLAGQLIKLADRDLAGVGAAPPGHERHTLYGWTDELA; from the coding sequence ATGGCGAAGACCACCGAGTGGCCGGTCCGGCTGGTCCTCACCGAGGAGGACGGGACGACCCGGGCGCGGGCGGAGCTGGACACCGGAACCCGGACGCTGACCGGGCACGGCCGGGCCCGCTGCAACCCCGCTGACCCGGACGTCCCGGTGATCGGCGACGAGTTGGCGGCCGGCCGGGCGATGAAGGACCTCGCCGGACAGTTGATCAAGCTGGCCGACCGCGACCTGGCGGGTGTCGGCGCCGCGCCCCCCGGGCACGAGCGGCACACCCTCTACGGCTGGACGGACGAGCTGGCCTGA
- a CDS encoding nicotinate phosphoribosyltransferase, which yields MPEPTTAGPTTTDLYEVTMALSYLREGMTGPATFSCFVRELPADRGFLVAAGVESVLDFLGRFRVGPQDVEVFAQALRRPTAELAPLLGMRFAGEVRAVPEGRVVLAGEPLLEVTAPLPQAQLVETFVLNQLSHQTTVASKCARCVLAARGRPVVDFSLRRTHGTEAGLRTARLAAMAGFAGTSNVAAAHAERLPAVGTMAHSYVEAFEDEESAFTAFARAHPGPVTFLVDTYDVDSGVAAAARVLHALDRAEGSAIRLDSGDLGALAVRARAMLDRAELPGVRIVVSGGLDEFAVDDLVRSGAPIDVFAVGTRVGVSADAPYLDSAYKLVAYDGRPVMKLSAAKVTAPGRKQVFRHRGCQDVIGLAEEPVPAGSVPLLETLLREGVRCAPRTPLAEARARLAADLAELPAAARAIRSPVPVTASVSAPLAALAADVRRRIERAVLAPYGHPA from the coding sequence ATGCCGGAGCCGACGACGGCCGGTCCGACCACGACCGACCTGTACGAAGTGACCATGGCCCTGTCGTATCTGCGCGAGGGGATGACCGGGCCGGCCACCTTCAGTTGCTTCGTCCGGGAGCTCCCCGCCGACCGCGGGTTCCTGGTCGCCGCCGGGGTGGAGTCGGTGCTCGACTTCCTGGGCCGCTTCCGGGTCGGGCCGCAGGACGTCGAGGTGTTCGCGCAGGCGCTCCGCCGGCCCACCGCCGAGCTGGCGCCGCTGTTGGGGATGCGGTTCGCCGGGGAGGTGCGGGCGGTGCCGGAGGGGCGGGTGGTGCTGGCCGGTGAGCCGTTGCTGGAGGTCACCGCGCCGCTGCCGCAGGCGCAGTTGGTGGAGACCTTCGTGCTGAACCAGCTCAGTCACCAGACGACGGTGGCGTCCAAGTGCGCCCGGTGCGTGCTGGCGGCCCGCGGCCGACCGGTGGTGGACTTCTCGCTGCGGCGGACGCACGGGACGGAGGCGGGGCTGCGGACGGCGCGGCTGGCGGCGATGGCGGGCTTCGCGGGGACCAGCAACGTGGCGGCGGCGCACGCCGAACGACTGCCGGCGGTCGGCACCATGGCGCACTCCTACGTCGAGGCGTTCGAGGACGAGGAGAGCGCGTTCACCGCCTTCGCGCGGGCCCATCCGGGTCCGGTGACGTTCCTGGTGGACACCTACGACGTCGATTCCGGGGTGGCGGCCGCGGCCCGGGTGCTGCACGCCCTGGACCGCGCCGAGGGCTCCGCGATCCGGCTGGACAGCGGCGACCTGGGGGCGCTGGCGGTCCGGGCGCGGGCCATGTTGGACCGGGCCGAGCTGCCGGGGGTGCGGATCGTGGTCAGCGGTGGGTTGGACGAGTTCGCGGTGGACGACCTGGTGCGGTCCGGGGCGCCGATCGACGTGTTCGCGGTGGGCACCCGGGTCGGGGTGAGCGCCGATGCGCCGTACCTGGACTCGGCGTACAAGCTGGTCGCCTACGACGGGCGGCCGGTGATGAAGCTGTCGGCGGCGAAGGTCACCGCGCCGGGCCGCAAGCAGGTGTTCCGGCACCGGGGGTGCCAAGACGTGATCGGGCTGGCCGAGGAGCCGGTGCCGGCGGGCAGCGTGCCGTTGCTGGAGACGTTGCTGCGCGAGGGGGTGCGGTGTGCGCCGCGGACGCCGCTGGCGGAGGCCCGGGCGCGGCTGGCGGCGGACCTCGCGGAGCTGCCGGCGGCGGCCCGCGCGATCCGCTCGCCGGTGCCGGTGACGGCCTCGGTCTCCGCGCCGCTGGCTGCACTGGCGGCGGACGTGCGGCGGCGGATCGAGCGGGCGGTGCTGGCGCCGTACGGGCACCCCGCGTGA
- a CDS encoding universal stress protein has translation MELPLVVGVDGSDAGLRALDWAVDEAARHGLPLRLVHASQWERYEGVAPPEHAPAEQAIADRVIGTAAERAARRNPEVEISVQVLADDPVTVLLREAPYATAVVLGSKGRGEFADLLLGSVSLSVAARAAHPVVVVRGDKAGLESGHDRVLLGVGDTAPGSPAVRFAFREAEARGCVLDAVRAWRCPAYETADRAERAAGPEHHYEQRASALVDAAVAAEAEEHPAVRVRRTTVEGPAHKVLIRRSAAADLLVLGARHRHGHFGLQLGRVGHAALHHAACPVVVVPRR, from the coding sequence ATGGAACTCCCCCTGGTCGTAGGCGTGGACGGATCGGACGCCGGGCTGCGCGCCCTGGACTGGGCGGTGGACGAGGCGGCCCGCCACGGGCTGCCGCTGCGCCTGGTCCACGCCTCCCAATGGGAGCGCTACGAAGGCGTCGCCCCACCGGAACACGCCCCCGCCGAACAGGCCATCGCCGACCGCGTCATCGGCACCGCCGCGGAACGGGCCGCCCGCCGCAACCCCGAGGTCGAGATCTCCGTCCAGGTGCTGGCCGACGACCCGGTCACGGTGCTGCTGCGCGAGGCGCCCTACGCCACCGCCGTGGTCCTCGGCTCCAAGGGCCGCGGGGAGTTCGCCGACCTGCTGCTGGGCTCGGTCAGCCTGTCGGTGGCCGCCCGCGCCGCGCACCCCGTGGTCGTCGTCCGCGGCGACAAGGCCGGCCTGGAGAGCGGCCACGACCGGGTGCTGCTCGGCGTCGGGGACACCGCACCGGGCTCCCCGGCCGTCCGCTTCGCCTTCCGGGAGGCCGAGGCCCGCGGCTGCGTCCTGGACGCCGTCCGCGCCTGGCGCTGCCCCGCCTACGAGACCGCCGACCGCGCCGAGCGCGCCGCCGGGCCCGAGCACCACTACGAGCAGCGGGCGTCGGCGCTGGTCGACGCGGCGGTGGCGGCGGAGGCCGAGGAACACCCGGCGGTGCGCGTCCGCCGCACCACCGTCGAGGGGCCGGCGCACAAGGTGCTGATCCGCCGGTCCGCCGCCGCGGACCTGCTGGTCCTCGGCGCCCGCCACCGGCACGGCCACTTCGGGCTGCAACTCGGCCGGGTCGGGCACGCCGCGCTGCACCACGCCGCCTGCCCGGTCGTGGTGGTCCCGCGCCGCTGA